One Candidatus Stygibacter australis genomic region harbors:
- a CDS encoding bifunctional UDP-sugar hydrolase/5'-nucleotidase, with the protein MQKLVLGIILIFLCMGSALLIAEDLRLDILWTNDIHGGIDPYEATFMNPDFPPRLGGGGSHATYVNMIRDKSGKERDNFLFDAGDFFQGHPIGTVTKGKAVVEYMNKVGYDLLVIGNHEYDIGEEELKKTLALAKFPILSCNIFDRATGELVDYARPYKMFDKMGLRIAVIGVTTTDTKMMSFPENIKNVEFRPAKPEVEKYIKIVREEEKADLVILVGHMGLPYSPEPAYQHRYGEDNEEQEERRWGYDAQEIAHEVEGIDLLVGGHIHKGIAEPWEDPLTHTLVVQGYAYGSGIGHITLKIDPETETVSGYELPAMREGMMVTMFEDEFIPEHEIAEIIAEQQQLAEVGMDEVIGTATIHLTKDGDAQSLIGNLVCDAMVWAGDADFSFLNLGGIRGAISKGPITYRDVFNVMPFDNAMVILEIDGKLLKDIIELRVSGSRHGLRTSGGKIVYSRKRPDFNRVTSLEIQGETWQADKIYKVATTDFLLQGNAGLAMLTKLPDSQITYLESTLRDNIVNYIKNNSPVSAKIDDRWERDDKSAISSALQKEMSNLDMSKK; encoded by the coding sequence ATGCAAAAATTAGTTTTGGGAATTATACTGATATTTCTTTGCATGGGTTCAGCTCTGCTTATTGCGGAAGACCTTAGGCTTGATATCCTGTGGACAAACGATATTCACGGGGGCATAGATCCCTATGAAGCAACCTTCATGAATCCTGATTTTCCTCCAAGACTGGGAGGAGGGGGTTCACACGCTACCTATGTGAATATGATCCGTGATAAATCTGGTAAAGAGCGTGATAATTTTTTATTTGATGCAGGAGATTTTTTCCAAGGTCATCCTATTGGTACCGTTACTAAAGGTAAAGCCGTTGTAGAATACATGAACAAAGTTGGATATGACCTGCTGGTGATTGGTAATCATGAGTATGATATTGGCGAAGAAGAGCTGAAGAAAACTCTGGCACTGGCAAAGTTCCCAATCCTCTCCTGTAATATTTTTGATAGAGCTACAGGTGAATTAGTAGATTATGCCCGGCCTTATAAGATGTTTGATAAGATGGGTCTTCGGATTGCTGTAATTGGCGTAACTACTACTGATACAAAAATGATGAGTTTCCCTGAAAATATCAAGAATGTGGAATTTCGTCCCGCAAAACCTGAAGTGGAAAAATACATCAAGATAGTCCGCGAGGAAGAGAAAGCAGACCTGGTGATCCTGGTAGGTCACATGGGATTGCCTTATAGTCCAGAGCCGGCATATCAGCATCGTTATGGTGAAGATAATGAGGAGCAGGAAGAACGGCGCTGGGGTTATGATGCCCAGGAAATAGCTCATGAAGTGGAAGGCATTGATCTGCTTGTGGGTGGACACATCCATAAAGGTATTGCTGAACCCTGGGAAGATCCATTAACGCACACTCTTGTTGTTCAGGGATATGCTTATGGCAGTGGTATCGGACATATCACTTTAAAAATAGATCCTGAAACAGAAACTGTGTCAGGTTATGAATTACCGGCAATGCGTGAAGGAATGATGGTTACCATGTTTGAAGATGAATTTATTCCAGAGCATGAGATAGCTGAAATAATTGCAGAGCAGCAGCAGCTTGCTGAAGTCGGTATGGATGAAGTTATTGGCACGGCAACTATTCATCTCACCAAAGATGGTGATGCCCAAAGCCTGATAGGAAATCTGGTTTGTGATGCTATGGTTTGGGCGGGTGATGCAGATTTTTCTTTCTTGAATCTTGGTGGTATCAGAGGAGCAATCAGCAAAGGGCCTATCACTTATCGTGATGTATTTAATGTGATGCCATTTGATAATGCAATGGTCATTTTGGAAATAGACGGAAAATTACTAAAAGATATCATTGAATTGCGAGTTTCCGGCTCCAGACATGGCTTACGTACCTCAGGTGGAAAAATAGTATATAGTCGAAAGAGACCAGATTTTAATAGAGTAACCAGTTTGGAAATCCAGGGAGAAACCTGGCAGGCAGATAAAATTTATAAGGTGGCAACTACTGATTTTCTATTACAGGGAAATGCTGGTCTGGCGATGCTGACCAAACTTCCTGATAGTCAAATAACCTATTTGGAATCTACTTTACGTGATAACATCGTGAATTATATTAAAAATAATTCACCGGTGAGTGCGAAAATAGATGACAGATGGGAACGGGATGATAAATCAGCCATCAGTAGCGCTCTGCAAAAAGAGATGTCAAATCTGGATATGTCAAAGAAATAG